From Candidatus Paceibacterota bacterium:
AATTCAGTCCTACCTGTCATTACTCGATGACTGTGAACCCAGGCTGTCCTATTTCCAAATGTGGCAGCAGCACCCCACCACGGATTTGCGTCTGTCAGAATCCTTCGCAGTTCATCATCTCGCATACAAGCGAGTCTAGAGTCGCTCTCTGACGATTCACCGCCAAAAGGTGGGGGGCAAATCGGACATCCACCGCCAAAAGGTGGGGGGCAAATCGGACATCCGCCGCCAAAAGGTGGGGGCAAATCGATGTTGGCGCTTATATTCGTACGCAAATGAGACGAGTTGCCGAGCACATTATTGCCCCTATCCGGTCTCCCCAGGCGTGATGACCTTCGAAAATAGGCCTAAATATGTACATATTCCTGCTAGGAAAGATGGCACCCTTTCTCCATGAAACGGAACCTGATGGAAGTCCTTCCCACGAGTGAAGCGCGTGCTGAACTATCTTCGATAGTAATGCGCTTCCGAAAAGAGGGCATCTCCTCTGCACCTGTCCTCTTTGGCAGTCATCGCAAGCCAGAGGGCGTCATGCTTCCCTTCTCACTCTTTGAACGACTCATCCCAGAAATCGAAGAGATCCTGCTAGCCGAGCGAGTCCGCGAACGTCTCGCCGAAGGAACTGAAAGTCTTCCGCTCGAGAAGTTGATAAAGGATTTGGGTTTCAAGAATTCTTATTCCAATAAATAGTCCCATCCTGGCTTCCACGCGCCAATTTTTCTCCAACCTTCTGCTGACGCTTCCTCCCAGGTCTTTCTGTTGAGCAAAACTTCAAGAGCTAGTTGCGGCGCCCTATGCGCTACCAGGGCCACATTCTTTCCTTCATGTTCGGCTTTTAAGAACCTGAGAAAATCCTCGATTCTCGCCTTTACATCCTCTAAACATTCCCCATTAGGAAATCTTTCGGTTATCGCTTTCTCAAGCATTGGTTCTACAACTAAAGATGAATAGCCGTTGAGTTGATCCCTCAGTTCAACCGACTGCATGACTCCCCTTTTGGAGAGTTCTGCATCAAGCCAACCCGAGGAAATTCCTTTCTCGTTGTCGGTTGAGGTGCCATGCGCGAAATAGGTGATGTTTATTGCCATAACTATTTTTGAACCTTCACAATAATGTGAAGCCATTTCCCATTTTCTGCCTGCGATACGCCGATAACTTCGAAGGGCAACCCGCCAAAGATTTCTCGTATCGTTAGCTCCGTGTAATAACGAAAATATCGTGGGGCATCCATCTTTTCAAACAACTGGGAAGCAAAAGCATCCAGCCACTCCTTGAATTCGCCTAGCGTTTCACTTGGGGTTCGTTCGAGATATTTAGCAAAATTCTCTCGGTACGTTTGAACAGTCCGATCGGATGGATTTTCCATGAAATCTACCCCTCGTCGAATTTAATCAAAAAAGTGGAGCTGAGGGGAATCGAACCCCTGGCCTCCTCATTGCGAACGAGGCGCGCTACCAACTGCGCTACAGCCCCTTACGGGCGAGTCAGATGGTACGGGGTATGTGTGGGCAAGCGCCAGCGCGCTAGAAATTATTCGTTGGCAGCGCGGTTGATGCGAAGACGCTCGACGGCTTCTTCGGCCATTTGCTGATCAAAGACCTCATCGCGAGTTGGAGCCACAGCTGATAGAGCCTCCTGGGCCAGGCGCTCCTGCTCATCCGACCAGGCCCCAGGAATGGTGAGGTCGATGATTCTGCTGGAGGCAACCGCCTTAGGAGCATAAACATATGTAGGAACAGGCACATCTTGTGGTGACCATGAATTGCGCACTTGCGATGTTCCTTTAGGCAAAATTACAACACCAGAAATTTCACGCTCTGCAAGTGGCACCCAATGATCGCGATTCTCATTCGGTGTAAATACTTTTGAAAGATTTGTTGTTGACACCCCTGCAGTTGTTCGGTGCAACTGATTTACTCGACGACGCTGAAGTCGGTCGGCAA
This genomic window contains:
- a CDS encoding histidine phosphatase family protein, translated to MAINITYFAHGTSTDNEKGISSGWLDAELSKRGVMQSVELRDQLNGYSSLVVEPMLEKAITERFPNGECLEDVKARIEDFLRFLKAEHEGKNVALVAHRAPQLALEVLLNRKTWEEASAEGWRKIGAWKPGWDYLLE
- a CDS encoding type II toxin-antitoxin system Phd/YefM family antitoxin, with the translated sequence MKRNLMEVLPTSEARAELSSIVMRFRKEGISSAPVLFGSHRKPEGVMLPFSLFERLIPEIEEILLAERVRERLAEGTESLPLEKLIKDLGFKNSYSNK